The following are from one region of the Primulina eburnea isolate SZY01 chromosome 17, ASM2296580v1, whole genome shotgun sequence genome:
- the LOC140818718 gene encoding protein NRT1/ PTR FAMILY 1.2-like, with protein sequence MEGGSDHASQIDPKKYRRRKGGPWTMPFVIANEAFEKIASFGLLPNMILYLITEYHFDSASGTSVLFIWGAISNFLPILGAFLSDSYVGRYLVISMGTITTFMGLVLLWFTAIFQDLRPPPCDPLTGNCIKRKPGQLAALFTAFALMSIGAGGVRPCSMAFGADQFDNPENPSNSRVLQSFFNWYYASVGVSLMIAVTVIVYIQNRFGWIVGFGVPVGLMLFSGIVFFLGSRFYVIVKPNKSLLTGLFQVAVASWKNRKLDDIGGCSYYYAKGSKLVQPTDSLRYLNKACIIRDPEKETNTDGSASDPWKLCTVQQVEVLKLVIKLVPIWSAGIMIAVTMSQHTFPVLQASTLDRRLFGNFKIPPGSFSIFGLLTLTAWVTLYDRILVPHLSKYTSNPRGIGVKERIGIGLFISCMATAAAAMVERTRRARAIEEGLLETPKEQVNMMATWLIPQHCLAGLAEAFNAIGQIELYYSQFPNSMGSIAVALFSLALAIGNLVRSLIVTIVDTASKRGGKESWVSTNLNKGHYDYYYWILTILSAANFFYYIVCSRSYKCCENDKIWDENTEEEVNTGVIVCKEAAAIY encoded by the exons ATGGAGGGTGGTTCTGATCATGCTTCACAGATTGATCCGAAGAAGTATCGACGGAGAAAAGGCGGCCCTTGGACCATGCCTTTTGTTATAG CAAATGAGGCATTTGAAAAGATTGCAAGTTTTGGACTTCTACCAAATATGATATTGTACTTGATAACAGAGTATCATTTTGATAGTGCAAGTGGAACAAGCGTGTTGTTCATATGGGGAGCCATCTCCAACTTCTTGCCAATCTTGGGTGCTTTTCTTTCGGATTCGTACGTTGGTCGATACCTCGTCATTTCCATGGGAACGATCACGACGTTCATG GGTTTGGTACTATTGTGGTTCACGGCCATATTCCAAGACCTAAGGCCACCACCATGTGATCCACTAACTGGAAACTGTATCAAGCGGAAGCCAGGCCAACTCGCGGCTCTTTTCACGGCATTTGCTCTCATGTCGATTGGAGCCGGCGGAGTCAGGCCTTGCTCGATGGCTTTCGGAGCAGACCAGTTCGACAACCCCGAAAACCCTAGTAACTCTAGGGTCTTACAGAGCTTCTTCAACTGGTATTACGCCTCAGTGGGGGTATCACTTATGATAGCAGTCACAGTTATAGTTTACATTCAAAACAGATTCGGTTGGATCGTGGGCTTCGGCGTCCCTGTCGGGCTCATGCTGTTCTCTGGGATCGTGTTCTTCTTGGGTTCAAGATTTTATGTGATCGTGAAGCCGAACAAGAGTTTGCTCACTGGTTTGTTTCAAGTTGCGGTGGCATCTTGGAAGAATAGGAAGCTTGATGATATTGGAGGCTGCTCTTATTATTATGCCAAAGGTTCAAAACTTGTTCAACCAACGGACTCTTTAAG GTACCTAAACAAAGCTTGCATCATAAGAGACCCCGAGAAAGAGACAAACACAGATGGCTCAGCTTCAGATCCATGGAAACTATGCACAGTCCAGCAAGTAGAAGTACTCAAACTAGTCATCAAACTGGTGCCCATTTGGTCCGCCGGAATCATGATCGCCGTAACCATGAGCCAGCATACATTCCCAGTTCTTCAAGCAAGCACACTAGATCGTCGTCTATTCGGGAACTTCAAAATCCCGCCAGGATCTTTCAGCATATTTGGACTCCTAACACTGACAGCTTGGGTCACATTGTATGATCGGATACTCGTCCCTCATCTCTCCAAGTACACGTCCAACCCTCGGGGAATCGGGGTGAAAGAACGTATTGGCATTGGGCTTTTCATCTCTTGCATGGCCACCGCAGCGGCTGCCATGGTAGAGAGGACCCGGAGGGCCCGAGCTATAGAGGAGGGATTGTTGGAAACTCCAAAAGAACAG GTGAACATGATGGCCACGTGGTTGATACCGCAGCACTGTCTTGCCGGACTAGCGGAGGCTTTCAATGCGATTGGTCAAATTGAGCTATATTACTCTCAATTTCCGAACAGCATGGGCAGCATCGCGGTTGCACTTTTCTCCTTAGCTTTGGCCATTGGAAACCTCGTGCGCAGCCTCATCGTGACTATTGTGGACACTGCATCCAAAAGGGGTGGGAAAGAAAGTTGGGTTTCAACTAATCTGAACAAGGGACACTATGACTATTATTATTGGATTCTCACCATTTTGAGCGCTGCAAATTTCTTCTACTACATTGTGTGCAGCAGGTCCTATAAATGCTGTGAAAATGACAAAATATGGGATGAAAATACCGAAGAGGAAGT
- the LOC140818033 gene encoding protein CONTINUOUS VASCULAR RING 1-like isoform X2 yields the protein MGDEKSLGIMGSSGRERDRELLIPVADSVDHHQHHDDEGASSSSSKPSPSSSSSSHHHSGCEAFYKVVRSWASKKFMTGCVILFPIAITFYITWWFIHFVDGFFSPIYAQLGINIFGLGFVTSITFIFLVGVFMSSWLGTSILSLGEWFIKRMPFVRHIYNASKQISAAISPDQNTQAFKEVAIIRHPRIGEYAFGFITSSLTLQNYSGEEELCCVYVPTNHLYIGDIFLVGAKDVIRPNLSVREGIG from the exons ATGGGAGATGAGAAATCTTTAGGGATAATGGGGAGCAGCGGTAGAGAAAGGGATCGAGAGCTTCTGATACCGGTAGCGGATTCTGTTGACCACCATCAGCACCACGATGACGAGGGCgcttcctcctcctcctccaagcCCTCcccctcttcttcttcttcatctcaCCATCATTCTGGCTGCGAG GCCTTCTACAAAGTCGTGAGGAGCTGGGCATCGAAGAAATTTATGACTGGATG TGTCATCCTCTTTCCTATAGCAATAACTTTCTATATTACATGGTGGTTTATTCATTTTGTGGATGGATTCTTCTCTCCAATCTATGCCCAACTAGGGATCAATATATTTG GTCTAGGATTTGTTACCTCAATCACTTTCATTTTCTTGGTTGGAGTATTTATGTCTTCATGGTTGGGGACTTCTATTCTGAGCCTTGGCGAGTGGTTTATTAAGCGAATGCCATTTGTTCGTCACATTTACAATGCCTCCAAGCAAATTAGTGCAGCTATATCTCCAG ATCAGAACACTCAGGCTTTCAAGGAAGTGGCCATTATAAGGCATCCGCGCATTGGTGAATATGCATTTGGGTTCATAACTTCATCTTTGACCCTCCAG AATTATTCAGGAGAGGAAGAGCTATGCTGTGTTTATGTCCCAACAAACCATCTTTACATTGGTGATATATTCTTGGTCGGTGCCAAAGATGTTATAAGACCAAACCTATCTGTTCGAGAAGGGATTG GGTGA
- the LOC140818033 gene encoding protein CONTINUOUS VASCULAR RING 1-like isoform X1 — MGDEKSLGIMGSSGRERDRELLIPVADSVDHHQHHDDEGASSSSSKPSPSSSSSSHHHSGCEAFYKVVRSWASKKFMTGCVILFPIAITFYITWWFIHFVDGFFSPIYAQLGINIFGLGFVTSITFIFLVGVFMSSWLGTSILSLGEWFIKRMPFVRHIYNASKQISAAISPDQNTQAFKEVAIIRHPRIGEYAFGFITSSLTLQNYSGEEELCCVYVPTNHLYIGDIFLVGAKDVIRPNLSVREGIEIVVSGGMSMPQILSTLDRRIIQVDRN; from the exons ATGGGAGATGAGAAATCTTTAGGGATAATGGGGAGCAGCGGTAGAGAAAGGGATCGAGAGCTTCTGATACCGGTAGCGGATTCTGTTGACCACCATCAGCACCACGATGACGAGGGCgcttcctcctcctcctccaagcCCTCcccctcttcttcttcttcatctcaCCATCATTCTGGCTGCGAG GCCTTCTACAAAGTCGTGAGGAGCTGGGCATCGAAGAAATTTATGACTGGATG TGTCATCCTCTTTCCTATAGCAATAACTTTCTATATTACATGGTGGTTTATTCATTTTGTGGATGGATTCTTCTCTCCAATCTATGCCCAACTAGGGATCAATATATTTG GTCTAGGATTTGTTACCTCAATCACTTTCATTTTCTTGGTTGGAGTATTTATGTCTTCATGGTTGGGGACTTCTATTCTGAGCCTTGGCGAGTGGTTTATTAAGCGAATGCCATTTGTTCGTCACATTTACAATGCCTCCAAGCAAATTAGTGCAGCTATATCTCCAG ATCAGAACACTCAGGCTTTCAAGGAAGTGGCCATTATAAGGCATCCGCGCATTGGTGAATATGCATTTGGGTTCATAACTTCATCTTTGACCCTCCAG AATTATTCAGGAGAGGAAGAGCTATGCTGTGTTTATGTCCCAACAAACCATCTTTACATTGGTGATATATTCTTGGTCGGTGCCAAAGATGTTATAAGACCAAACCTATCTGTTCGAGAAGGGATTG AAATTGTCGTGTCTGGTGGCATGTCAATGCCCCAGATATTGTCTACCTTGGATCGAAGAATTATTCAAGTCGATAGAAACTGA